Proteins from a genomic interval of Chitinophagales bacterium:
- a CDS encoding tetratricopeptide repeat protein has translation MHRYSRRNLRPQASSLATSYGNIALTYSDLGDASKALEFQLKSIAIEEEILDHKHPSLATSYNNIALTYSDLGDARKALEFQLKSIAIREEILDHKHPSLATSYNNIALTYSDLGDARKALEFQLKSIAILEEILDHKHPSLATSYNNIALTYSDLGDARKALEFQLKSIAIREEILDHKHPDLATSYGNIALTYSDLGDARKALEFQLKSIAIREEILDHKHPSLAVSYLNIAGTYYELQNFLEAKRFIDQSVAILQERFPEGHPHLDVALSWQKGIEESLNKNG, from the coding sequence ATCCATCGCTATTCGAGAAGAAATCTTAGACCACAAGCATCCTCTTTAGCCACCTCTTACGGAAATATTGCCCTCACCTATAGCGACTTAGGGGATGCGAGCAAAGCCCTCGAGTTTCAGCTAAAATCCATCGCTATAGAAGAAGAAATCTTAGACCACAAGCATCCTTCTTTAGCCACCTCTTACAACAATATTGCCCTCACCTATAGCGACTTAGGGGATGCGAGAAAAGCCCTCGAGTTTCAGCTAAAATCCATCGCTATTCGAGAAGAAATCTTAGACCACAAGCATCCTTCTTTAGCCACCTCTTACAACAATATTGCCCTCACCTATAGCGACTTAGGGGATGCGAGAAAAGCCCTCGAGTTTCAGCTAAAATCCATCGCTATTCTCGAAGAAATCTTAGACCACAAGCATCCTTCTTTAGCCACCTCTTACAACAATATTGCCCTCACCTATAGCGACTTAGGGGATGCGAGAAAAGCCCTCGAGTTTCAGCTAAAATCCATCGCTATTCGAGAAGAAATCTTAGACCACAAGCATCCTGATTTAGCCACCTCTTACGGAAATATTGCCCTCACCTATAGCGACTTAGGGGATGCGAGAAAAGCCCTCGAGTTTCAGCTAAAATCCATCGCTATTCGAGAAGAAATCTTAGACCACAAGCATCCGAGTTTGGCGGTTTCTTATCTGAACATTGCAGGTACTTATTATGAGTTGCAGAATTTTTTGGAGGCGAAGCGGTTTATTGACCAATCGGTGGCGATTTTGCAGGAGCGTTTTCCAGAGGGGCATCCACATTTGGATGTGGCTTTGAGTTGGCAAAAAGGGATTGAAGAGAGTTTGAACAAGAACGGCTAG
- a CDS encoding tetratricopeptide repeat protein, whose product MPTKNTSNSNSIKLLTYSAATFAAAMAENLLSPPILTAAIKTAGGIAGNIAAEHYNKVEFDQIRNYFFQQPKGTDITNHHLLKAYRDAVSATLGALYANYADNLEQIYESHNQPFPSQHKMHLQAVERKIKALQQQVQDQMLQSMIAENITESDLQAFAEKQSDALTAFAENELTTETLKGHGKVFPDYFKANFGNSLQLYFGEELKNNPQAWIAFQRLWMRDVLESLSKLEDLEESIRGALGYEAFKIKQAFEEHTAEQQNFQTALLNTLDSHLSELEQNRQAAIVFLKEQLTESIEAAHRQTRKTVTDEHDITRQIFKQELKGIVSNKFLTAPPSTPPKNFLGREKDLKDIRQKLQNSGNVVLVNGIGGIGKTTLAQAYWREHQTDYDYMAWFTVVSDIQSAVLDSGIETSLGIEVGEGQTTETRFREVWRKLANLQGTKLLVIDNANDADDLAQQSFPFSQTSVLLTSRSNLPQFTQHAIGVLSLTKAKELFCDYYPAAKNQTPLLEKLLQYIGRHTLSIELLAKNLQQLRGKGYELQNLYDNLQAKGLLKPDKSRKIRSDYAQHQQKKYEEIIAAMFEIHPLDDYAQWLLLQFAVLPAIPIEYSLMADFLQIKDSPFEGGKGDVTEDEFDETLGELVEKGWLEFEEESNEYKMHQVVQEVIREKMEPNGENCGVLVEGLAWKLRVYAGDNSLKKAPYLVYTDTLLERLQNAQTQDIAALYGNAANIHRSLGDARKALDFQLKSIAILEEILDHKHPDLATSYGNIALTYSDLGDASKALEFQLKDIAILEEILDHKHPSLATSYNNIALTYSDLGDARKALEFQLKSIAIREEILDHKHPSLATSYNNIALTYSDLGDASKALEFQLKSIAIEEEILDHKHPYLATSYNNIALTYSDLGDARKALEFQLKSIAIREEILDHKHPDLATSYGNIALTYSSLGDARKALEFQLKSIAIFEEILDHKHPDLATSYGNIALTYRSLGDASKALEFQLKSIAIREEILDHKHPL is encoded by the coding sequence ATGCCCACAAAAAACACTTCAAACTCCAATTCAATAAAACTTCTCACCTACTCGGCAGCAACCTTTGCAGCCGCAATGGCAGAAAACCTGCTCTCTCCTCCCATTCTGACCGCTGCAATAAAAACCGCAGGAGGAATCGCTGGAAATATTGCAGCCGAACACTACAACAAAGTCGAATTTGACCAAATCCGCAACTACTTTTTTCAGCAACCCAAAGGCACCGACATCACCAATCACCACCTCCTCAAAGCCTATCGAGATGCCGTCAGCGCTACTTTGGGCGCACTCTACGCCAACTATGCCGACAATTTGGAGCAAATTTATGAATCACACAATCAACCATTTCCTTCCCAACATAAAATGCACCTACAGGCAGTCGAAAGGAAAATAAAAGCACTTCAACAGCAGGTACAAGACCAAATGCTGCAAAGCATGATAGCCGAAAACATCACCGAATCTGACCTACAAGCTTTTGCCGAAAAACAATCCGATGCGCTGACCGCTTTCGCTGAAAACGAATTGACGACCGAAACCTTGAAGGGGCATGGAAAGGTATTTCCCGACTACTTCAAAGCCAACTTTGGCAATTCCCTGCAATTGTATTTTGGCGAAGAACTCAAAAACAATCCACAGGCATGGATTGCTTTTCAGCGTTTGTGGATGCGAGATGTGTTGGAAAGTTTGAGCAAATTGGAGGATTTGGAGGAAAGCATCAGAGGGGCATTGGGCTACGAAGCCTTCAAAATCAAACAGGCATTTGAAGAACACACTGCCGAACAGCAAAACTTTCAAACTGCCCTACTGAACACCCTCGACAGTCACCTCAGCGAACTCGAACAAAACCGTCAAGCGGCTATTGTTTTTCTGAAAGAACAACTGACCGAAAGCATTGAAGCAGCACACCGACAAACCCGAAAAACCGTCACCGATGAACACGACATAACCCGCCAAATATTCAAGCAAGAACTCAAAGGCATTGTCTCCAACAAATTCCTCACCGCTCCACCCTCTACGCCTCCCAAAAATTTCTTGGGGCGAGAAAAAGACCTCAAAGACATCCGCCAAAAGCTGCAAAACAGCGGCAATGTGGTCTTGGTGAATGGCATTGGCGGCATCGGCAAAACGACCTTGGCACAAGCCTATTGGCGAGAACATCAAACCGACTACGATTACATGGCGTGGTTCACTGTCGTTTCCGACATTCAATCCGCCGTATTGGACAGCGGCATAGAAACAAGTCTGGGCATTGAAGTCGGCGAAGGACAAACGACCGAAACGAGATTCAGAGAAGTGTGGCGAAAATTAGCCAACCTACAAGGCACAAAACTCTTGGTCATCGACAATGCCAACGATGCCGACGACTTGGCGCAACAATCCTTCCCCTTTTCCCAAACGAGCGTACTGCTGACTTCTCGAAGCAATCTTCCACAGTTCACACAACACGCCATCGGTGTCTTGTCGCTCACCAAAGCCAAAGAACTGTTTTGTGACTACTATCCTGCGGCAAAAAACCAAACACCGCTGCTCGAAAAACTGCTGCAATACATCGGGCGACACACCCTCAGCATCGAACTGCTCGCCAAAAACCTTCAACAACTCCGAGGCAAAGGCTACGAACTGCAAAACCTCTACGACAACCTGCAAGCCAAAGGTCTATTGAAGCCCGACAAAAGCAGAAAAATTCGCTCCGATTATGCCCAACACCAACAAAAGAAATACGAAGAAATCATTGCCGCCATGTTTGAAATCCATCCTTTGGACGACTACGCTCAGTGGCTGTTGCTGCAATTTGCGGTTTTGCCAGCGATTCCGATTGAATACAGTTTGATGGCTGATTTTCTGCAAATTAAGGATTCCCCCTTTGAAGGGGGCAAGGGGGATGTTACGGAAGATGAATTTGATGAAACCTTAGGCGAATTGGTCGAAAAAGGTTGGCTGGAATTTGAAGAGGAAAGCAATGAATACAAAATGCACCAAGTCGTGCAGGAGGTGATACGAGAAAAAATGGAGCCAAATGGGGAGAATTGTGGGGTCTTGGTGGAAGGGTTAGCATGGAAACTGAGGGTCTATGCAGGCGACAATTCCCTAAAAAAAGCACCCTATTTGGTCTATACCGATACGCTCTTGGAAAGGCTGCAAAATGCCCAAACACAAGACATCGCTGCACTGTATGGAAATGCTGCAAACATCCATCGTTCCTTAGGGGATGCGAGAAAAGCCCTCGATTTTCAGCTAAAATCCATCGCTATTCTCGAAGAAATCTTAGACCACAAGCATCCTGATTTAGCCACCTCTTACGGAAATATTGCCCTCACCTATAGCGACTTAGGGGATGCGAGCAAAGCCCTCGAGTTTCAGCTAAAAGACATCGCTATTCTCGAAGAAATCTTAGACCACAAGCATCCTTCTTTAGCCACCTCTTACAACAATATTGCCCTCACCTATAGCGACTTAGGGGATGCGAGAAAAGCCCTCGAGTTTCAGCTAAAATCCATCGCTATTCGAGAAGAAATCTTAGACCACAAGCATCCTTCTTTAGCCACCTCTTACAACAATATTGCCCTCACCTATAGCGACTTAGGGGATGCGAGCAAAGCCCTCGAGTTTCAGCTAAAATCCATCGCTATAGAAGAAGAAATCTTAGACCACAAGCATCCTTATTTAGCCACCTCTTACAACAATATTGCCCTCACCTATAGCGACTTAGGGGATGCGAGAAAAGCCCTCGAGTTTCAGCTAAAATCCATCGCTATTCGAGAAGAAATCTTAGACCACAAGCATCCTGATTTAGCCACCTCTTACGGAAATATTGCCCTCACCTATAGCTCCTTAGGGGATGCGAGAAAAGCCCTCGAGTTTCAGCTAAAATCCATCGCTATTTTCGAAGAAATCTTAGACCACAAGCATCCTGATTTAGCCACCTCTTACGGAAATATTGCCCTCACCTATCGCTCCTTAGGGGATGCGAGCAAAGCCCTCGAGTTTCAGCTAAAATCCATCGCTATTCGAGAAGAAATCTTAGACCACAAGCATCCTCTTTAG
- a CDS encoding vanadium-dependent haloperoxidase, which produces MSFKNYSILSLLIVCLLGITACQESRNTDYKVEANNPIHYHNAVKKLTDVIVHDIFSPPVASRIYAYPNIAAYQVLRQEHPEYKSLAGQLNELEEGPQPEKDVDYCYPLAAIHAFLTVGKAMIFSEDKIEAHEAAVYQTYKDMGIPQSVYERSINYGDAVAKHILAWSDGDNYKQTRTFSKYSITEDADKWKPTPPAYMDGIEPHWKEIRPFVIDSAQQFIPMPPPKFDMTEGSDFYKETMNVYETVKNITDDQKSIASFWDCNPYVSHQTGHVMYATKKITPGGHWMGITAIATQQDSADIMRTSQIYTSVAVTLADAFISCWDEKYRSNLIRPETVINEYIDESWLPVLQTPPFPEHTSGHSVISTAAATMLTHLMGDNFVFLDTTEVAYGLPPRSFNSFLEASSEAAISRLYGGIHYMPAIEYGVAQGKEVGNFVVENLVTGD; this is translated from the coding sequence ATGAGTTTTAAAAATTATTCAATCCTTTCGCTACTAATCGTTTGTTTGTTAGGCATTACTGCTTGTCAAGAAAGCAGGAATACCGACTACAAAGTGGAGGCAAACAATCCGATACACTACCACAATGCGGTGAAAAAATTGACCGATGTGATTGTCCACGATATTTTTTCACCTCCCGTAGCAAGCCGTATTTATGCCTATCCCAACATTGCAGCTTACCAAGTGCTTCGACAAGAACATCCTGAATACAAGAGTCTTGCAGGACAATTGAATGAATTGGAGGAAGGGCCACAACCCGAAAAAGATGTGGATTATTGTTATCCTTTGGCAGCTATTCACGCTTTTTTAACCGTTGGAAAAGCCATGATCTTTTCGGAAGATAAAATTGAAGCTCATGAAGCAGCCGTTTATCAAACTTACAAAGACATGGGCATTCCTCAATCTGTTTATGAGCGTTCTATAAACTATGGAGATGCCGTTGCCAAACACATTTTGGCTTGGTCAGATGGTGACAACTACAAGCAAACGAGGACTTTTTCTAAATACAGCATCACCGAGGATGCGGACAAATGGAAACCTACTCCACCTGCTTATATGGACGGTATTGAACCTCATTGGAAGGAAATTCGTCCTTTTGTGATAGATTCAGCGCAGCAATTCATACCGATGCCTCCTCCAAAATTTGATATGACCGAAGGCAGCGATTTTTACAAAGAAACCATGAATGTCTATGAAACGGTCAAAAATATTACTGATGATCAAAAAAGCATTGCCAGTTTTTGGGACTGCAATCCCTATGTTTCGCACCAAACGGGCCATGTGATGTATGCCACTAAAAAAATCACGCCAGGAGGTCATTGGATGGGCATTACTGCTATTGCAACCCAACAAGACAGCGCAGACATCATGCGAACGAGCCAAATCTATACATCTGTTGCGGTGACACTTGCCGATGCCTTTATCAGTTGTTGGGATGAAAAATACCGCAGCAATTTGATTCGCCCCGAAACGGTTATCAATGAGTACATTGACGAAAGTTGGTTGCCCGTTTTACAGACTCCTCCATTTCCCGAACATACGAGTGGACACAGTGTGATTTCGACTGCTGCTGCCACAATGTTGACACATTTGATGGGTGATAACTTTGTTTTTTTGGATACGACCGAAGTAGCGTATGGACTTCCACCTCGCTCCTTCAATTCTTTTTTGGAGGCTTCAAGTGAGGCTGCTATTAGCCGATTGTATGGAGGAATTCACTACATGCCTGCGATTGAATATGGAGTAGCTCAGGGAAAGGAGGTAGGAAATTTTGTGGTGGAGAATTTGGTGACTGGTGATTAG
- a CDS encoding replication-associated recombination protein A: protein MSLFQPLAERMRPKTLDEFVGQEHLVGKDKVLRKVLESGHCPSMIFWGPPGVGKTTMAMLIANYLDVPFYTLSAISSGVKQVREVIAKARLKGGRAILFIDEIHRFSKSQQDSLLGAVEKGTITLIGATTENPSFEVIAALLSRSQVYVLEELGKEDLLKILQQAMETDSTLQKREIELQEYEALLQLSGGDARRLLNLFELLLQSIQTPKALITNQVVEHFAHNQMLRYDKGGEQHYDIISAFIKSMRGSDPNAAVYWLARMLEGGEDPKFIARRLLILASEDIGNANPNALLLANACFEAVAKIGYPECGLILSQTAIYLATSAKSNASYKALKLAQAKAKQTGNLPVPLPLRNAPTKLMKELNYGKNYQYSHDYEGNFAAQEFLPDAIKDTKFYEPGNNAREQQMRKQLREWWGKKYGY from the coding sequence ATGTCCCTATTTCAGCCTTTAGCAGAACGCATGAGACCCAAAACTTTAGACGAGTTTGTGGGACAAGAACACTTGGTCGGCAAAGACAAAGTTCTCCGCAAAGTGTTGGAGAGTGGTCATTGTCCTTCCATGATATTTTGGGGACCGCCAGGTGTGGGTAAGACTACGATGGCGATGCTGATAGCCAACTATTTGGATGTGCCATTTTATACCTTGAGTGCCATTAGTTCGGGAGTGAAACAGGTGCGTGAGGTAATTGCTAAGGCGAGATTGAAGGGAGGGCGAGCGATTTTGTTTATTGACGAAATCCACCGTTTCAGCAAATCGCAACAAGATTCACTTTTGGGTGCAGTCGAAAAAGGCACGATTACCCTCATTGGCGCAACGACCGAAAACCCATCCTTTGAAGTCATTGCAGCTTTACTCTCTCGCAGTCAAGTGTATGTATTGGAGGAATTGGGAAAAGAGGACTTACTGAAGATTTTGCAACAGGCAATGGAAACAGACAGCACATTGCAGAAAAGAGAAATCGAACTGCAAGAATATGAGGCATTGCTGCAATTATCGGGAGGTGATGCTCGAAGGTTGTTGAACTTGTTTGAACTTTTACTGCAGAGCATCCAAACGCCCAAAGCGTTGATTACCAATCAAGTTGTCGAACATTTTGCCCACAACCAAATGCTGCGGTACGACAAGGGGGGGGAACAACACTACGACATTATTTCGGCATTCATCAAGTCCATGCGGGGCAGCGACCCAAATGCGGCGGTTTATTGGTTGGCGAGAATGTTGGAGGGTGGCGAAGATCCAAAGTTTATTGCCCGTCGTTTGTTGATTTTGGCATCGGAAGACATCGGCAATGCCAACCCCAATGCGCTACTATTGGCAAATGCGTGTTTTGAAGCGGTGGCTAAGATTGGTTATCCCGAATGTGGCTTGATTCTCTCACAAACAGCCATTTACCTCGCTACTTCCGCCAAAAGCAATGCCTCCTACAAGGCTCTCAAACTAGCGCAAGCCAAAGCCAAACAAACAGGTAATCTCCCCGTTCCGCTTCCCCTTCGCAATGCTCCTACCAAACTGATGAAAGAACTCAACTATGGCAAAAACTATCAATATTCACATGATTATGAGGGCAATTTTGCTGCCCAAGAATTTTTACCTGATGCCATCAAAGACACTAAATTTTATGAACCTGGCAACAATGCCCGTGAGCAGCAAATGCGGAAACAGTTGAGGGAATGGTGGGGGAAGAAGTATGGATATTAG